One part of the Perognathus longimembris pacificus isolate PPM17 chromosome 10, ASM2315922v1, whole genome shotgun sequence genome encodes these proteins:
- the Tmem208 gene encoding transmembrane protein 208 isoform X4: MAPKGKVGTRGKKQIYEENRETLKFYLRIILGANAIYCLVTLVFFYSSASFWAWMALGFSLAVYGASYHSMSSMARAAFSEDGALMDGGMDLNMEQGMAEHLKDVILLTAIVQVLSCFSLYIWSFWLLAPGRALYLLWVNVLGPWFTADSGSPAPEQNEKRQRRQERRQMKRL; this comes from the exons ATGGCA CCCAAGGGCAAGGTGGGCACTAGAGGGAAGAAGCAGATATACGAAGAGAACAGAGAAACCCTAAAGTTCTACCTGCGGATCATTCTGGGGGCCAAT GCCATCTACTGCCTTGTAACCTTGGTCTTCTTCTACTCATCTGCCTCATTTTGGGCTTGG ATGGCCCTCGGCTTTAGTCTGGCAGTATATGGGGCCAGCTACCACTCTATGAGCTCAATGGCTCGGGCAGCCTTCTCTGAGGATGGGGCCTTGATGGATGGTGGCATGGACCTCAACATGGAGCAGGGCATGGCAGA GCACCTTAAAGATGTGATCCTACTGACAGCCATTGTGCAGGTCCTCAGCTGCTTCTCCCTGTACATCTGGTCCTTCTGGCTTCTG gcGCCTGGCCGGGCCCTTTACCTTTTGTGGGTAAATGTGCTGGGACCGTGGTTCACAGCAGACAGTGGCTCCCCAGCACCAGAGCAAAATGAGAAACGGCAGCGCCGACAGGAGCGGCGGCAGATGAAACGGCTATAG
- the Tmem208 gene encoding transmembrane protein 208 isoform X2: MSALDTLGGRVDIPGTVWFEHDEDLAEPKGKVGTRGKKQIYEENRETLKFYLRIILGANAIYCLVTLVFFYSSASFWAWMALGFSLAVYGASYHSMSSMARAAFSEDGALMDGGMDLNMEQGMAEHLKDVILLTAIVQVLSCFSLYIWSFWLLAPGRALYLLWVNVLGPWFTADSGSPAPEQNEKRQRRQERRQMKRL, translated from the exons ATGTCAGCCCTAGACACGCTTGGAGGAAGGGTGGACATCCCAGGAACCGTTTGGTTTGAGCATGACGAGGACCTCGCTGAG CCCAAGGGCAAGGTGGGCACTAGAGGGAAGAAGCAGATATACGAAGAGAACAGAGAAACCCTAAAGTTCTACCTGCGGATCATTCTGGGGGCCAAT GCCATCTACTGCCTTGTAACCTTGGTCTTCTTCTACTCATCTGCCTCATTTTGGGCTTGG ATGGCCCTCGGCTTTAGTCTGGCAGTATATGGGGCCAGCTACCACTCTATGAGCTCAATGGCTCGGGCAGCCTTCTCTGAGGATGGGGCCTTGATGGATGGTGGCATGGACCTCAACATGGAGCAGGGCATGGCAGA GCACCTTAAAGATGTGATCCTACTGACAGCCATTGTGCAGGTCCTCAGCTGCTTCTCCCTGTACATCTGGTCCTTCTGGCTTCTG gcGCCTGGCCGGGCCCTTTACCTTTTGTGGGTAAATGTGCTGGGACCGTGGTTCACAGCAGACAGTGGCTCCCCAGCACCAGAGCAAAATGAGAAACGGCAGCGCCGACAGGAGCGGCGGCAGATGAAACGGCTATAG
- the Tmem208 gene encoding transmembrane protein 208 isoform X1, which translates to MSALDTLGGRVDIPGTVWFEHDEDLAEVQPKGKVGTRGKKQIYEENRETLKFYLRIILGANAIYCLVTLVFFYSSASFWAWMALGFSLAVYGASYHSMSSMARAAFSEDGALMDGGMDLNMEQGMAEHLKDVILLTAIVQVLSCFSLYIWSFWLLAPGRALYLLWVNVLGPWFTADSGSPAPEQNEKRQRRQERRQMKRL; encoded by the exons ATGTCAGCCCTAGACACGCTTGGAGGAAGGGTGGACATCCCAGGAACCGTTTGGTTTGAGCATGACGAGGACCTCGCTGAGGTGCAG CCCAAGGGCAAGGTGGGCACTAGAGGGAAGAAGCAGATATACGAAGAGAACAGAGAAACCCTAAAGTTCTACCTGCGGATCATTCTGGGGGCCAAT GCCATCTACTGCCTTGTAACCTTGGTCTTCTTCTACTCATCTGCCTCATTTTGGGCTTGG ATGGCCCTCGGCTTTAGTCTGGCAGTATATGGGGCCAGCTACCACTCTATGAGCTCAATGGCTCGGGCAGCCTTCTCTGAGGATGGGGCCTTGATGGATGGTGGCATGGACCTCAACATGGAGCAGGGCATGGCAGA GCACCTTAAAGATGTGATCCTACTGACAGCCATTGTGCAGGTCCTCAGCTGCTTCTCCCTGTACATCTGGTCCTTCTGGCTTCTG gcGCCTGGCCGGGCCCTTTACCTTTTGTGGGTAAATGTGCTGGGACCGTGGTTCACAGCAGACAGTGGCTCCCCAGCACCAGAGCAAAATGAGAAACGGCAGCGCCGACAGGAGCGGCGGCAGATGAAACGGCTATAG
- the Tmem208 gene encoding transmembrane protein 208 isoform X3: MTRTSLRCRWNLPKGKVGTRGKKQIYEENRETLKFYLRIILGANAIYCLVTLVFFYSSASFWAWMALGFSLAVYGASYHSMSSMARAAFSEDGALMDGGMDLNMEQGMAEHLKDVILLTAIVQVLSCFSLYIWSFWLLAPGRALYLLWVNVLGPWFTADSGSPAPEQNEKRQRRQERRQMKRL; the protein is encoded by the exons ATGACGAGGACCTCGCTGAGGTGCAGGTGGAACTTG CCCAAGGGCAAGGTGGGCACTAGAGGGAAGAAGCAGATATACGAAGAGAACAGAGAAACCCTAAAGTTCTACCTGCGGATCATTCTGGGGGCCAAT GCCATCTACTGCCTTGTAACCTTGGTCTTCTTCTACTCATCTGCCTCATTTTGGGCTTGG ATGGCCCTCGGCTTTAGTCTGGCAGTATATGGGGCCAGCTACCACTCTATGAGCTCAATGGCTCGGGCAGCCTTCTCTGAGGATGGGGCCTTGATGGATGGTGGCATGGACCTCAACATGGAGCAGGGCATGGCAGA GCACCTTAAAGATGTGATCCTACTGACAGCCATTGTGCAGGTCCTCAGCTGCTTCTCCCTGTACATCTGGTCCTTCTGGCTTCTG gcGCCTGGCCGGGCCCTTTACCTTTTGTGGGTAAATGTGCTGGGACCGTGGTTCACAGCAGACAGTGGCTCCCCAGCACCAGAGCAAAATGAGAAACGGCAGCGCCGACAGGAGCGGCGGCAGATGAAACGGCTATAG
- the Tmem208 gene encoding transmembrane protein 208 isoform X6: protein MAPKGKVGTRGKKQIYEENRETLKFYLRIILGANAIYCLVTLVFFYSSASFWAWMALGFSLAVYGASYHSMSSMARAAFSEDGALMDGGMDLNMEQGMAE, encoded by the exons ATGGCA CCCAAGGGCAAGGTGGGCACTAGAGGGAAGAAGCAGATATACGAAGAGAACAGAGAAACCCTAAAGTTCTACCTGCGGATCATTCTGGGGGCCAAT GCCATCTACTGCCTTGTAACCTTGGTCTTCTTCTACTCATCTGCCTCATTTTGGGCTTGG ATGGCCCTCGGCTTTAGTCTGGCAGTATATGGGGCCAGCTACCACTCTATGAGCTCAATGGCTCGGGCAGCCTTCTCTGAGGATGGGGCCTTGATGGATGGTGGCATGGACCTCAACATGGAGCAGGGCATGGCAGAGTGA
- the Tmem208 gene encoding transmembrane protein 208 isoform X5 codes for MSALDTLGGRVDIPGTVWFEHDEDLAEVQPKGKVGTRGKKQIYEENRETLKFYLRIILGANAIYCLVTLVFFYSSASFWAWMALGFSLAVYGASYHSMSSMARAAFSEDGALMDGGMDLNMEQGMAE; via the exons ATGTCAGCCCTAGACACGCTTGGAGGAAGGGTGGACATCCCAGGAACCGTTTGGTTTGAGCATGACGAGGACCTCGCTGAGGTGCAG CCCAAGGGCAAGGTGGGCACTAGAGGGAAGAAGCAGATATACGAAGAGAACAGAGAAACCCTAAAGTTCTACCTGCGGATCATTCTGGGGGCCAAT GCCATCTACTGCCTTGTAACCTTGGTCTTCTTCTACTCATCTGCCTCATTTTGGGCTTGG ATGGCCCTCGGCTTTAGTCTGGCAGTATATGGGGCCAGCTACCACTCTATGAGCTCAATGGCTCGGGCAGCCTTCTCTGAGGATGGGGCCTTGATGGATGGTGGCATGGACCTCAACATGGAGCAGGGCATGGCAGAGTGA
- the LOC125358303 gene encoding F-box/LRR-repeat protein 2-like isoform X1, with translation MAESLPLEMLTYILSFLPLSDQKEASLVNRAWYCAAQNALRETKVRYNIPVSSASLSAIKSLGLRGISCISLTNLDGSPASHQVLQSIAYHLGPHLQSLCLSGGSPTEASFVALVLRCPALRILDLSGCNSLFTSGMLLAQPETAQRVRQALSGLRELNLAGLRDLTDLSFNQLSSCVPSLERLSLAYCHLTFESSPTWGPQGSPPFELSFQNLLKFVKERAGSLRALDLSGTGLPPEALKALSQVTGLQLQELSLHSCRDLSTEAVATLCRQQPGLTSLDLSGCSELTDGALLAVSRSLRHLRHLSLGKLQRLTDAGCTALGGLRELQSLDMAECCLVSGRELAQALGTVRGTPPPLTSLRLAYCSSLKDASVLSMIPVLSSNLRVLDLSSCVALTNRTMQAICYYLTHLSVLRLAWCKELCDWGLLGLEEPNEKPALGPQSHPELKHQASDSTDLSPKSQGPSLLMLQALQELDLTACSKLTDASLAKVLQFPQLRRLSLSLLPALTDMGLVAVARGCPSLERLVLSHCSHLSDEGWAQAARFWPRLQHINLSSCSQLTEQTLDTITQTCKQLQVLDVAMCPGINIAAVRRFQEQLPQVTCIQSRFVGGADLTLTL, from the exons ATGGCGGAGTCGCTGCCCCTGGAG ATGCTCACATATATTCTGAGTTTCCTGCCTCTGTCAGATCAGAAAGAGGCCTCCCTGGTGAACCGGGCTTGGTACTGTGCAGCCCAGAATGCCCTTCGAGAG ACAAAAGTGCGGTACAACATCCCTGTGTCCTCTGCCTCACTCTCGGCTATCAAGAGCTTGGGCCTCCGGGGCATCTCCTGCATCAGCTTGACCAACCTGGATGGCTCACCCGCCTCCCACCAGGTGCTGCAGTCCATTGCCTACCACCTCGGCCCACACCTGCAGAGCCTGTGCCTGAGTGGGGGCAGTCCCACAGAGGCCTCCTTTGTGGCTCTGGTCCTGCGATGCCCAGCCTTGCGCATCCTTGACCTCAGTGGCTGCAACAGCCTCTTTACATCAGGCATGCTACTGGCTCAGCCTGAGACAGCACAGCGTGTACGGCAGGCACTGAGTGGCCTCCGTGAGCTCAACCTGGCCGGCCTGCGGGACCTGACTGACCTCAGCTTCAACCAGCTCAGCAGCTGTGTACCCAGCTTGGAACGCCTCTCTTTGGCTTACTGCCACCTTACCTTTGAGTCAAGCCCAACTTGGGGTCCCCAGGGCTCTCCTCCCTTTGAACTATCCTTCCAAAACCTGCTGAAATTCGTTAAGGAGCGGGCTGGCAGTTTGCGTGCCCTGGACCTAAGTGGCACTGGCTTACCACCTGAGGCCCTAAAGGCCCTCAGCCAGGTGACTGGGCTGCAGCTGCAGGAGCTGAGCCTGCACAGCTGCCGGGACCTCTCTACAGAGGCGGTGGCCACTCTGTGCCGTCAGCAACCTGGCCTTACGTCCCTGGACCTCAGCGGCTGCTCAGAACTGACAGATGGGGCGCTTTTGGCTGTGAGCAGGAGCCTACGGCATCTGCGGCACCTGAGCCTGGGGAAGCTGCAGCGGCTGACAGATGCGGGGTGTACAGCCCTGGGGGGCCTGAGGGAGTTGCAAAGCCTGGACATGGCTGAATGCTGCTTGGTGAGCGGGCGGGAGTtggcccaggccctgggcacaGTACGCGGAACTCCACCCCCACTGACCTCTCTCAGGCTGGCCTACTGTTCTTCACTGAAG GATGCATCCGTGCTCTCCATGATCCCAGTGCTGAGCTCAAACCTGAGGGTGCTAGACTTGTCCTCTTGTGTGGCCCTCACCAACCGGACCATGCAGGCCATCTGCTACTACCTCACCCACCTCTCAGTCCTGCGCCTGGCTTGGTGCAAGGAGCTCTGTGACTGGGGGCTTCTGGGGCTAGAGGAACCAAATGAGAAGCCTGCATTAGGCCCCCAG TCACACCCAGAGCTGAAACATCAGGCCTCAGACTCTACGGACCTTTCTCCCAAATCACAGGGCCCCTCCCTGCTCATGCTGCAGGCCCTCCAGGAGTTGGACCTCACAGCCTGCAGCAAGCTGACCGATGCCAGTTTAGCCAAG GTGCTTCAGTTCCCCCAGCTGAGGAGGTTGTCACTGAGCCTATTGCCAGCACTCACAGACATGGGTTTGGTGGCTGTGGCCAGGGGCTGCCCCAGTCTGGAGCGTTTGGTGCTGAGTCACTGCAGCCATCTTAGTGATGAGGGCTGGGCCCAGGCAGCCAGGTTCTGGCCAAGGTTGCAGCACATCAACCTATCCAGCTGTAGTCAACTCACAGAGCA AACACTGGATACCATTACTCAGACATGCAAGCAGCTCCAAGTGTTGGATGTGGCCATGTGTCCTGGTATCAACATAGCAGCTGTCAGGCGCTTTCAAGAACAGCTGCCTCAGGTGACCTGCATCCAGTCTCGCTTCGTAGGAGGGGCTGACCTGACCCTCACACTCTAA
- the LOC125358303 gene encoding F-box/LRR-repeat protein 2-like isoform X2 — MAESLPLEMLTYILSFLPLSDQKEASLVNRAWYCAAQNALRETKVRYNIPVSSASLSAIKSLGLRGISCISLTNLDGSPASHQVLQSIAYHLGPHLQSLCLSGGSPTEASFVALVLRCPALRILDLSGCNSLFTSGMLLAQPETAQRVRQALSGLRELNLAGLRDLTDLSFNQLSSCVPSLERLSLAYCHLTFESSPTWGPQGSPPFELSFQNLLKFVKERAGSLRALDLSGTGLPPEALKALSQVTGLQLQELSLHSCRDLSTEAVATLCRQQPGLTSLDLSGCSELTDGALLAVSRSLRHLRHLSLGKLQRLTDAGCTALGGLRELQSLDMAECCLVSGRELAQALGTVRGTPPPLTSLRLAYCSSLKDASVLSMIPVLSSNLRVLDLSSCVALTNRTMQAICYYLTHLSVLRLAWCKELCDWGLLGLEEPNEKPALGPQSHPELKHQASDSTDLSPKSQGPSLLMLQALQELDLTACSKLTDASLAKNTGYHYSDMQAAPSVGCGHVSWYQHSSCQALSRTAASGDLHPVSLRRRG, encoded by the exons ATGGCGGAGTCGCTGCCCCTGGAG ATGCTCACATATATTCTGAGTTTCCTGCCTCTGTCAGATCAGAAAGAGGCCTCCCTGGTGAACCGGGCTTGGTACTGTGCAGCCCAGAATGCCCTTCGAGAG ACAAAAGTGCGGTACAACATCCCTGTGTCCTCTGCCTCACTCTCGGCTATCAAGAGCTTGGGCCTCCGGGGCATCTCCTGCATCAGCTTGACCAACCTGGATGGCTCACCCGCCTCCCACCAGGTGCTGCAGTCCATTGCCTACCACCTCGGCCCACACCTGCAGAGCCTGTGCCTGAGTGGGGGCAGTCCCACAGAGGCCTCCTTTGTGGCTCTGGTCCTGCGATGCCCAGCCTTGCGCATCCTTGACCTCAGTGGCTGCAACAGCCTCTTTACATCAGGCATGCTACTGGCTCAGCCTGAGACAGCACAGCGTGTACGGCAGGCACTGAGTGGCCTCCGTGAGCTCAACCTGGCCGGCCTGCGGGACCTGACTGACCTCAGCTTCAACCAGCTCAGCAGCTGTGTACCCAGCTTGGAACGCCTCTCTTTGGCTTACTGCCACCTTACCTTTGAGTCAAGCCCAACTTGGGGTCCCCAGGGCTCTCCTCCCTTTGAACTATCCTTCCAAAACCTGCTGAAATTCGTTAAGGAGCGGGCTGGCAGTTTGCGTGCCCTGGACCTAAGTGGCACTGGCTTACCACCTGAGGCCCTAAAGGCCCTCAGCCAGGTGACTGGGCTGCAGCTGCAGGAGCTGAGCCTGCACAGCTGCCGGGACCTCTCTACAGAGGCGGTGGCCACTCTGTGCCGTCAGCAACCTGGCCTTACGTCCCTGGACCTCAGCGGCTGCTCAGAACTGACAGATGGGGCGCTTTTGGCTGTGAGCAGGAGCCTACGGCATCTGCGGCACCTGAGCCTGGGGAAGCTGCAGCGGCTGACAGATGCGGGGTGTACAGCCCTGGGGGGCCTGAGGGAGTTGCAAAGCCTGGACATGGCTGAATGCTGCTTGGTGAGCGGGCGGGAGTtggcccaggccctgggcacaGTACGCGGAACTCCACCCCCACTGACCTCTCTCAGGCTGGCCTACTGTTCTTCACTGAAG GATGCATCCGTGCTCTCCATGATCCCAGTGCTGAGCTCAAACCTGAGGGTGCTAGACTTGTCCTCTTGTGTGGCCCTCACCAACCGGACCATGCAGGCCATCTGCTACTACCTCACCCACCTCTCAGTCCTGCGCCTGGCTTGGTGCAAGGAGCTCTGTGACTGGGGGCTTCTGGGGCTAGAGGAACCAAATGAGAAGCCTGCATTAGGCCCCCAG TCACACCCAGAGCTGAAACATCAGGCCTCAGACTCTACGGACCTTTCTCCCAAATCACAGGGCCCCTCCCTGCTCATGCTGCAGGCCCTCCAGGAGTTGGACCTCACAGCCTGCAGCAAGCTGACCGATGCCAGTTTAGCCAAG AACACTGGATACCATTACTCAGACATGCAAGCAGCTCCAAGTGTTGGATGTGGCCATGTGTCCTGGTATCAACATAGCAGCTGTCAGGCGCTTTCAAGAACAGCTGCCTCAGGTGACCTGCATCCAGTCTCGCTTCGTAGGAGGGGCTGA